Proteins from a genomic interval of Clostridium scatologenes:
- a CDS encoding metallophosphoesterase: MRILIYIGTILLLLFFVFLYVMSCYYIGIKGKGVFSYKNKKIKSRLYWFIFWSLALSYIISVLFRSFLSVNNILTSIFTAIGAICLAVTCYLLILFPIVDIAKFILNKIGYRGKVRNYLSKLYGNGVSVFIIVFMVISFGLWNAAHVVITNYNLTVNKKAGKINSLNVVMVADVHIGIGVKEKGIDKMVTSINSLDPDIVFFCGDIMDESSTTKLKSYASNAFKSIRSKYGVYGITGNHEYIEKDLPETLYYLKNGNVKMLHDSAVKIDNSFYVVGRDDPARIDREKENITLLDKILKDVNRELPIIVLNHRPTNLQEDEKEKVDIQLSGHTHKGQFFPNNFITKMIYEDDYGYLKKDNFNLIVTSGYGTWGPPIRIGTKAEIVNIKINFK, translated from the coding sequence ATGCGTATACTGATATATATTGGAACTATACTTTTACTTTTATTTTTTGTATTTCTATATGTTATGTCATGTTATTATATTGGAATAAAAGGTAAAGGTGTATTTTCATATAAAAATAAAAAAATAAAGAGTAGATTATATTGGTTTATATTTTGGAGTTTAGCACTTTCATACATCATAAGTGTCTTATTTAGGAGTTTTTTATCTGTAAATAATATATTAACATCAATATTTACAGCAATAGGAGCCATTTGCCTTGCTGTTACATGCTATCTTCTTATATTGTTTCCTATAGTAGATATTGCTAAGTTTATATTAAATAAAATAGGTTATAGAGGAAAAGTTAGAAATTATTTAAGTAAATTGTATGGAAATGGAGTGTCAGTTTTCATAATAGTATTTATGGTAATAAGCTTTGGACTTTGGAATGCGGCTCATGTAGTAATTACAAATTATAATTTAACTGTTAATAAAAAAGCTGGCAAAATCAATTCGCTTAATGTAGTAATGGTTGCAGATGTACATATTGGAATAGGTGTTAAAGAAAAAGGTATTGATAAAATGGTAACTTCAATAAATTCACTGGATCCTGACATAGTTTTCTTTTGTGGTGATATAATGGATGAAAGTAGTACTACGAAATTGAAAAGTTATGCATCAAATGCTTTCAAAAGTATAAGGTCAAAGTATGGAGTTTATGGTATCACAGGAAATCATGAATATATAGAAAAAGACTTGCCAGAAACTCTCTATTATTTAAAAAATGGAAATGTAAAGATGCTGCATGATAGTGCAGTAAAAATTGATAATAGTTTTTATGTGGTTGGAAGGGATGATCCAGCAAGGATTGACAGGGAAAAAGAAAATATTACACTACTTGATAAAATACTAAAAGATGTTAATAGGGAACTTCCAATTATAGTACTGAATCATAGGCCTACAAATTTGCAAGAAGATGAAAAAGAAAAAGTGGACATTCAACTTTCAGGTCATACTCATAAAGGACAGTTTTTTCCTAATAATTTTATTACAAAAATGATATATGAAGATGACTATGGATATTTGAAAAAAGACAATTTTAATTTAATAGTTACTTCTGGTTATGGAACCTGGGGACCACCTATAAGAATAGGAACAAAGGCCGAAATAGTTAATATTAAAATTAATTTTAAATAA
- a CDS encoding XdhC family protein, translating to MNSISYEALLHQLNAGKRAVMVTIVNDENSESTTFSKKILLTEEDLESNNNNYNFDNTFYEKAKYALKSGNLQFESSEKEIYLIEPYFPEPKLIILGGGHIAKPLVEFGAKVGFSVTVIDDRPSFANSKRFPDAENVICESFEKCFDLINLNPSTFVVIVTRGHRHDMDCLRQVLKYNTAYTGMIGSKRRVNGVMNQLLSEGYSKEKLDNVNAPIGLNIGAVTPEEIATSIIAQVISYRRLVTSKNGIKKVTKANWPEFDRDVLIALSQEEKEAKAIITIISTKGSVPRKEGAKMIVYPHGKILGSIGGGCSEGSVINTARYILRNGGCKVESIDMTGYVAEEEGMVCGGIMDVFIETF from the coding sequence ATGAATTCAATTAGTTATGAAGCCTTATTACACCAGTTAAATGCAGGAAAAAGAGCTGTTATGGTTACAATAGTTAATGATGAAAATAGTGAAAGTACAACTTTTTCTAAAAAAATTCTTTTAACTGAAGAAGATTTGGAAAGCAATAATAACAATTACAATTTTGATAATACATTTTATGAAAAAGCTAAATATGCTCTAAAATCTGGTAATTTGCAATTTGAATCCTCTGAAAAAGAAATATATTTAATTGAACCTTATTTTCCTGAACCTAAACTAATAATTTTAGGTGGAGGACATATTGCTAAACCTTTAGTAGAATTTGGAGCAAAAGTTGGATTTTCAGTTACTGTCATTGATGATAGACCATCCTTTGCTAACAGCAAAAGGTTTCCCGATGCTGAAAATGTAATTTGTGAAAGCTTTGAAAAATGCTTTGATTTGATCAACTTAAATCCATCAACTTTTGTAGTAATTGTAACTAGAGGTCATAGGCATGATATGGATTGTTTAAGACAAGTATTAAAATATAACACAGCATATACTGGAATGATTGGCTCTAAACGTCGAGTTAATGGTGTTATGAATCAATTATTAAGTGAAGGCTACTCTAAAGAAAAGCTTGATAATGTCAATGCTCCTATCGGTCTTAATATAGGTGCGGTTACTCCTGAAGAAATAGCCACTTCTATTATAGCTCAAGTTATTAGCTATAGGAGACTTGTTACTTCAAAAAACGGTATCAAAAAAGTTACAAAGGCTAATTGGCCAGAATTTGACCGTGATGTGTTAATTGCATTAAGCCAAGAAGAAAAAGAAGCTAAAGCAATTATTACAATCATTTCTACTAAAGGTTCTGTTCCGAGAAAAGAAGGAGCAAAAATGATAGTTTATCCTCACGGTAAAATTCTAGGAAGTATCGGTGGTGGCTGTAGTGAAGGTTCAGTAATCAATACAGCTCGTTACATATTAAGAAACGGTGGCTGTAAGGTTGAAAGTATAGATATGACAGGTTATGTTGCCGAAGAAGAAGGTATGGTTTGCGGTGGAATAATGGATGTATTTATTGAAACATTTTAA
- a CDS encoding S-ribosylhomocysteine lyase — MEKIASFTVNHEKLLPGVYVSRKDKFGEVVLTTFDIRMTRPNFEPVMNTAEMHTIEHLAATFLRNHSVYGSKTVYFGPMGCRTGFYLILNGNYKSKDIVNLLIEMYKFIANFEGDVPGAAARDCGNYLDMNLPMAKYIGNKFLNEVLLNVNEKNLNYPEN, encoded by the coding sequence ATGGAAAAAATCGCAAGTTTTACAGTTAATCATGAAAAACTACTTCCAGGTGTTTATGTTTCAAGAAAAGATAAATTTGGAGAAGTAGTTCTTACTACTTTTGATATAAGAATGACAAGACCAAATTTTGAACCAGTTATGAATACTGCTGAGATGCATACTATTGAGCATCTTGCTGCAACTTTTTTAAGAAATCATAGTGTATATGGTTCAAAAACTGTATATTTTGGACCTATGGGATGTAGAACAGGTTTTTATTTGATTTTAAATGGAAATTACAAATCAAAAGATATTGTTAATTTATTAATAGAAATGTACAAATTTATTGCAAATTTTGAAGGTGATGTACCTGGTGCTGCAGCTAGAGATTGTGGAAATTATTTAGATATGAATCTTCCTATGGCAAAATATATAGGAAATAAATTTTTAAATGAAGTTTTATTAAATGTAAATGAGAAAAATTTAAATTATCCAGAAAATTAG
- a CDS encoding M20 metallopeptidase family protein — translation MNLIEKITPEIIKIRRQLHMYPELSLQEFGTCKLICSFLHKIGMSYKIVANTGVVAEIINDGNYPTFAIRAEMDALPIQEETSCEYASKNENIMHACGHDAIVAIALGLSYVFYETKEKLKCNIKFIFEPGEEIGKGAKAMIKGGVLLKPKVDRILIFHLANSLPLGMEIRNNVSTCEISSLNIKITGKSSHWCEVNKGIDAIKAAGKVICAVSEINDTYNSKMPFVVGIGTIRGGVKTNVIAENVEMKGTLRTFDERDRVNVCKKLSKMQQKLQKESGSLIEVKTMPKIPSIYNDDELVTIGRRVGKSIFGKQNVTTSIKPYLAGDNAGFYFKKVKGARIVFFAEIKDEKNYPLHNSKFNFDEKIIPLAIQTIYKIIITKFQ, via the coding sequence ATGAATTTAATAGAGAAAATAACACCTGAAATAATTAAAATAAGAAGGCAGCTGCATATGTATCCAGAATTAAGTTTACAAGAGTTTGGAACTTGTAAACTTATCTGCAGTTTCTTACACAAAATTGGTATGTCTTATAAAATAGTAGCAAATACAGGAGTTGTTGCAGAAATCATAAATGATGGAAACTATCCTACTTTTGCAATTCGTGCTGAAATGGATGCACTGCCAATACAAGAAGAAACATCTTGCGAATATGCATCAAAAAATGAAAATATTATGCATGCCTGCGGTCATGATGCTATAGTTGCAATTGCTCTTGGACTTTCCTATGTATTTTATGAGACTAAGGAAAAATTAAAGTGTAATATAAAGTTTATATTTGAGCCTGGAGAAGAAATAGGAAAAGGTGCAAAGGCAATGATTAAAGGTGGTGTGTTATTAAAACCAAAGGTTGATAGAATATTAATTTTTCATTTAGCCAATTCATTACCACTAGGGATGGAAATTCGAAACAATGTATCTACTTGTGAAATAAGTTCTTTAAATATTAAAATTACAGGTAAATCTAGCCATTGGTGTGAAGTAAATAAAGGTATTGATGCTATTAAAGCAGCAGGAAAAGTTATTTGTGCTGTAAGTGAAATAAATGATACATATAATTCCAAGATGCCTTTCGTGGTTGGTATTGGAACTATAAGAGGAGGAGTAAAGACCAATGTAATTGCAGAAAACGTTGAAATGAAAGGAACTTTAAGAACTTTTGATGAAAGAGATAGAGTTAATGTTTGTAAAAAATTGAGCAAAATGCAACAGAAGCTACAAAAAGAAAGTGGGAGTTTAATAGAAGTTAAAACAATGCCTAAAATACCTAGTATTTATAATGATGATGAGCTTGTAACTATAGGCAGAAGAGTTGGAAAGAGTATATTTGGTAAACAAAATGTAACTACTTCAATTAAACCATATCTTGCAGGAGATAACGCAGGGTTTTATTTTAAAAAAGTAAAAGGTGCAAGAATAGTTTTTTTTGCAGAAATAAAAGATGAAAAAAATTATCCTCTGCATAATTCGAAATTTAATTTTGATGAAAAGATTATTCCATTAGCAATACAGACTATCTATAAAATAATAATAACAAAGTTTCAATAA
- a CDS encoding MFS transporter yields the protein MERWKINLYTVWFSQILSIMSFNFGMPFLPFYIQQLGITSPNDVKLYSGILNAAPAVTMAVMSPIWGIISDKYGRKLMLIRAMLFASFIIAGMGLIVNVNQLIILRLLQGIFTGTITAAIVLVAASTPKNRLSFALGFLSSSTFIGQSIGPVIGGIVAECVGYRVSFIVGGILMFLDFLLVLFVVKEEKEIIVKGEEKKKREKVPMLSIFTATAVSMLIVLLFIRIGRTVFNPYIPIYVQEIKNTTKGIAGITGLINGFLAFTTALAGLTLSRLGDKYNKMKLLLVYLVLGAIFSIPLAYINNLWIFTAVFGMVFFITGGVEPVIMSITTEDTPVNRRGLLFGVQGTVGSIGFAVAPLLGGVISIKYCTKAVLLFIPLFLLISSLAILVIMFRKMKSNSHLSIKLKDTFQNKI from the coding sequence ATGGAACGATGGAAAATAAATCTTTATACTGTTTGGTTTTCACAAATTTTATCCATAATGAGTTTTAATTTTGGAATGCCTTTTTTACCATTCTATATACAACAGCTTGGGATTACATCACCTAATGATGTTAAATTATATTCAGGAATTTTAAACGCAGCACCTGCAGTTACTATGGCTGTTATGTCTCCAATTTGGGGAATCATTTCAGACAAATATGGTAGAAAACTTATGCTTATAAGAGCTATGCTATTTGCTTCATTTATAATTGCAGGAATGGGTTTGATTGTTAATGTGAATCAATTAATAATTTTAAGGCTATTACAAGGTATATTTACTGGAACTATTACTGCAGCTATAGTTTTAGTTGCGGCTAGTACACCTAAAAATAGGCTTTCTTTTGCGCTTGGATTTTTGTCATCTTCCACATTTATTGGACAATCTATTGGTCCGGTGATAGGTGGTATTGTAGCAGAATGTGTTGGGTATCGTGTAAGTTTTATAGTTGGTGGTATTCTTATGTTTTTGGATTTTTTACTAGTTTTATTTGTTGTAAAGGAAGAAAAAGAAATTATTGTGAAAGGTGAAGAAAAGAAGAAAAGAGAAAAAGTACCAATGCTCTCTATTTTTACAGCCACAGCTGTATCGATGCTTATAGTTCTTCTCTTTATAAGAATAGGTCGTACCGTATTTAATCCTTATATTCCAATATATGTGCAAGAAATTAAAAATACTACTAAGGGTATAGCTGGAATAACAGGACTTATAAATGGATTTTTAGCATTTACAACAGCTTTAGCTGGATTAACTCTAAGTAGACTAGGAGATAAGTATAATAAAATGAAATTATTATTAGTATATTTAGTGCTAGGAGCTATATTCTCTATACCTCTTGCATACATAAATAACTTGTGGATATTTACAGCCGTTTTTGGTATGGTATTCTTTATTACTGGAGGGGTTGAACCTGTGATAATGTCAATTACAACAGAAGATACACCTGTTAATAGAAGAGGATTGCTATTTGGCGTTCAAGGAACTGTAGGAAGTATTGGTTTTGCTGTGGCTCCTTTACTTGGTGGTGTAATTTCTATAAAATATTGTACTAAAGCTGTGCTCTTATTTATACCTTTATTTTTACTAATTTCAAGTTTGGCAATTTTAGTTATTATGTTTCGTAAGATGAAAAGTAATTCTCATTTAAGTATAAAGTTGAAAGATACTTTTCAAAACAAGATATAA
- a CDS encoding methionyl aminopeptidase: protein MKKPGRNDLCWCGSGKKYKKCHMEQDARLFEYEKEGFIIPSFDLIKTPEQIEGIRKSGVVTNEILDIVAERIKEGVTTSEIDNWVSEHTAKRGAIAAPLNYFGFPKSVCTSINNVICHGIPDNTVLKSGDIINIDVSTILDGYYSDASRMFIIGEASENAVKLVEETKKAMYIGIDAVKPYGSLNAVGTAIENYCNNLGYSVVRDLGGHGVGLKFHEEPHVDHFAKTGKGVLLLPGMVFTVEPMINEGDYKCITLDDDWTVLTKDGSLSAQWEHTIVVTENGSEILV from the coding sequence ATGAAAAAACCAGGTAGAAATGATTTATGTTGGTGTGGCAGTGGTAAAAAGTATAAGAAATGTCACATGGAGCAAGATGCAAGATTATTTGAATATGAAAAAGAAGGTTTCATAATTCCTTCTTTTGATTTGATAAAAACGCCAGAACAAATTGAGGGAATAAGAAAAAGTGGTGTAGTTACTAATGAAATATTGGATATTGTAGCAGAGAGAATTAAAGAAGGAGTAACTACCAGTGAAATAGATAATTGGGTTAGTGAGCATACTGCAAAAAGAGGTGCCATTGCCGCTCCGTTAAATTATTTTGGATTTCCTAAAAGTGTTTGTACCTCTATAAATAATGTTATATGTCATGGAATACCAGACAATACAGTTTTAAAAAGTGGAGATATAATTAATATAGATGTAAGTACTATATTGGATGGATATTATTCTGATGCTAGCAGAATGTTTATAATAGGTGAAGCTAGTGAAAATGCAGTTAAACTTGTGGAAGAGACCAAAAAAGCCATGTATATAGGTATTGATGCAGTAAAGCCTTATGGTAGTCTTAATGCTGTAGGAACAGCTATAGAAAATTATTGTAACAATTTAGGATATTCTGTAGTAAGAGACTTAGGAGGACATGGTGTAGGACTAAAATTTCATGAAGAACCCCATGTAGATCATTTTGCTAAGACGGGGAAAGGAGTATTATTGCTTCCAGGCATGGTATTTACTGTGGAGCCTATGATAAATGAGGGAGATTATAAATGTATTACTCTTGATGATGATTGGACAGTGCTTACTAAAGATGGTTCTCTTTCAGCTCAATGGGAGCATACTATAGTTGTTACGGAAAATGGATCAGAAATATTAGTGTAA